CCGGCGTTTCACTGTTCTGCCCAATCCGACCTTCCGACTTATCATCTTTCCAAGCATACGCGACAGCGGCACACTTCTACTCTTTTCTGCCCTGCCGCCTGTACGCGCTGCCGTTTGCCGCCTTATCCCGAAAACCCGAAACCGATTCCGCCGTAAAACCATGCGGTTTGGCTGCGGCAGGCCGTCTGCTTTTTTGCCGTCTGCCGATATTCCGCCTGTTCACTCGAATGGCGCGGCTTCGGCAGATTCCGACGGCAAACGGTGTTCCAACAACATCATCATCTGCTGCAAGGCTTGCGGCAAATCCGCCTTCAAAACCAGTTTCTCACCGGTAAGCGGGTGGTTCAGGTGCAGCTCGGAAGCGTGGAGAAACATCCGCTTCAGGCCCAGTTTTTGCAGGCGTTTGTTGGCTTGGTAGTCGCCGTAGCGTTCGTCGCCGGCAATGGGGCAGTTTTGCGATTGCAGGTGGACGCGGATTTGGTGGGTGCGCCCCGTTTTCAAAGTGGCTTCGACATAAGTCAGCGCGGAGATGCCGACTTGGTGAAGTATGCCGTCTGCAAAACGGTTTAACACACGGAAAATGGTGTGGGCGGACTGGCCTTCTTCGGAAACGCGAACCATTTTTTCGCCTTGTGCACCGGTGTATTTAAAGAGCGGCAGTTTGACATGGAAGCGGTCGTTGTCCAGACGGCCCACGCCCAATGCCAAATAGATTTTTTTCGGGTGGTCGTTGCGGAGCATTTCGTGCAGCTTCACCAGTGCGCTGCGCTTTTTGGCAATCATCAGAAGACCGCTGGTGTCCTTGTCGAGACGGTGTACGAGTTCCAAATATTTGGCTTGGGGACGGGCGCGGCGGATTTGTTCGATTACGCCGAAGCTGACGCCGCTGCCGCCGTGCACGGCAACGCCGCTGGGCTTGTTGATGACCAATAAGGCATCGTCTTCGTAAACCACTTCAAATTCACGCGCGGGCGCAGGCGACGGATTGGCGGAAGAATGCGCGTTCCGCCCATTGTCCGCCTTTTGTCTGTCTGCCGTGCGTATCGGGGGAATACGCAATACCTGCCCTGCCTCAATGCGGCTGTCTGGCTTGCAGCGTTTTTTGTCCAGCCGCACTTCGCCTGCGCGGATAATGCGGTGGATATGGCTTTTGGGCACACCTTTAAGGATTTTTATCAGATAGTTATCAAGGCGTTGGCCTGCTTCGTGTTCGCCGATGGTAATTGTATTGACTGAATCTTTGCGTATTGCGTGCATTTTCTCTATAATCCGAAGATTCGTTTCAGATGCGGATATTATCTGCCGGAAAAGGCCGTCTGAAACGGACAATAATTGTATAAAAAGAGATTTTATATTAAAAACGCACTCTGAGGGCTATCCGACCTTTGGGCATTTCCGGTATTTGCTCTAGCCGTAAATATCGGAACGTAATTAAGTTTGAATTGCTGCCGCGCTGTTTGACGATAAGACGAAACGGGCC
The nucleotide sequence above comes from Neisseria animalis. Encoded proteins:
- a CDS encoding RluA family pseudouridine synthase, yielding MHAIRKDSVNTITIGEHEAGQRLDNYLIKILKGVPKSHIHRIIRAGEVRLDKKRCKPDSRIEAGQVLRIPPIRTADRQKADNGRNAHSSANPSPAPAREFEVVYEDDALLVINKPSGVAVHGGSGVSFGVIEQIRRARPQAKYLELVHRLDKDTSGLLMIAKKRSALVKLHEMLRNDHPKKIYLALGVGRLDNDRFHVKLPLFKYTGAQGEKMVRVSEEGQSAHTIFRVLNRFADGILHQVGISALTYVEATLKTGRTHQIRVHLQSQNCPIAGDERYGDYQANKRLQKLGLKRMFLHASELHLNHPLTGEKLVLKADLPQALQQMMMLLEHRLPSESAEAAPFE